In a genomic window of Melopsittacus undulatus isolate bMelUnd1 chromosome 1, bMelUnd1.mat.Z, whole genome shotgun sequence:
- the LOC117436705 gene encoding feather keratin-like — protein sequence MACYDLCRPCGPTPLANSCNEPCVMQCEDSRVVIQPSTVLVTLPGPILSSFPQSTAVGSSSSAAVGNVLGAQGVPVSSGGFGFGGLGCYGGRRGCNIC from the coding sequence atggcCTGCTACGACCTCTGCCGCCCCTGCGGACCCACcccgctggccaacagctgcaacgaGCCCTGTGTCATGCAGTGTGAGGACTCCCGCGTCGTCATCCAGCCTTCCACCGTGCTGGTCACCCTGCCaggacccatcctcagctccttcccccagagcaCCGCCGTCGGATCCTCCTCATCCGCTGCCGTGGGCAACGtcctgggtgcccagggagtgCCCGTCTCCTCTGGGGGCTTTGGCTTTGGAGGCCTGGGCTGCTACGGTGGTAGAAGGGGCTGCAACATCTGCTAA